In the genome of Plasmodium gaboni strain SY75 chromosome 2, whole genome shotgun sequence, the window tttcgTTATTCTCATTAacattatttaaagaatattttaattgTGGTAATACTAATCCagttttatttttcatccaatcatttacattttttaaacaCAATGCTTCATTcttcattttattataaagaaCATTATCGTTTTCTTCTTTATGTTCCtctaataattttgttaagttattaaatatatcttgTTCATTGCCCAATTCTTCATTTGCCAATATACCATTTACATCATTATCCTTTAATAAATTACAGTAATTCAATAATTCTACTTTCAAATCATTATCTACTTCTTTGAAATctaataattcttttttttcatttgtatcattttttttgtacatattttttaatatataatttgcAGATGCTATAAATTCATATTCATCAGAATCTTCATCGTCCTCTCCCtttgttttaatttcttCGAATCTgtcttttatatttttagatACGTATTTAAGACattcatcatttttttcagAATTCTTAACTAATAATGTACATTGGAAACATTTTTCAATATCAACATTTCCGCTTAAGAAACAATCATTAGCTATAGCCTCACATTTTTCTGCAAACAATGaataaggaaaaaatatttttttttcatcaatatatatgtgcacatatatatatatatatatatatatatatttatgtattatttaattttctCACCTGGTATTTTATCTCCTAAGTCGTAATCTTTACTTTCcattaaatatttttctcCATCCTTTGCAAGAGAATGTATTTGAATAGATGTAACTGGTTGATCTAATTTTGGTAGTTTGTATCTTTTGACATCAACGTTTAAATCTACTTGACCTGGAGctaaaagaatataaaatgtataaatatatattatatgtgaGTTAATTAAAAAGGATAAGATCAAAGGAAACGTTTTAAgtttttcaatatatttatatttttataaaaccatgtaaacatatacataaatatatatatatatatatatatatattttattttttttatttacgTGTAGTGGTAGTAGTGGTAGGTTTATCTTCATCTACCTTCCATTTAATTGTTATCATATCATCTTGAAGatacaatataaatttaaatgattgatttttattatcttcacACTTATTCTTTAAATTCGTTTTATCCTTTTCAAAATCTATTCTTTCACTTAATTTCATAAATTGAGGTTCCAattgaatattattttcttttgtttCAACATTTATAAACAAGTGGGGTACAATAACTAATTGAAACTGTACACCACATGAACCAGTAACTTTTACACCCTtataatgttttaaaaaataagattTTACAGGAATTGTTTGAGGGATTGTTGATTTGTTTAAGTTTGAGAATGAATGAGCTGGGGGGAGAACAGGCTTGGGGGATTCTACATTAGTTGGCGATGTGGGATTAGTTTCTGGTGCTACGGAGGGTAATTGTTTATTTCTACTTTGTTCTTCAGAATCTCCATTCCTTGACTGTTCAGAGGATTGTGGCAATTGCTGTCCTTCTACGTTCTCTTGTCCTTGTGATCCATGTGCTATTTCTGTTCCTACTGATGCTCCCCTTCCTTCTGATCTTCCTGCTCCTTCGCCTCCTGATTGAGATTTTTCCTCACCTTGTCCTGCTGGTTCTACTCTTTGTTCTTGTTGTGTACCAGTTCTTACTGTTTCTAGTGGTTGGGTTTTTGTTTGTCCTTCTGGAGTTTGTGATTCTGGTTGTTGTGTTGATTCTCCATTTTTCCCTTGTGTTGTTACATCTGAACCACCGGGTGATAATGATACCGTCTCACTTTCACTCtttattgtatttttaaaaaatacaatatctgcaaaaaaaatttattataaataaaataatttaatcatatatttttatttaaaaaagaaaattttaatacaatacatacaatatatgtgttcttatttttttatttcaatatatatcttttttaattttattttcataattattatatatatatatatatatatatatgtttaattattttgtcTTACATAATATAAGAAAGAATGAAATATGAAACTTCATTGTATtgtataaaattataaaatatctCTAGATTTATTCtttctttaaaaatagtaatatgtgtttatatatatatttaattgttttgttttatatatatatattattatattattattttttttgatttcTTTTGTTATGTGTTccttttaataaaaaactTTAGGAAATTTAGAAGTATTACaaattatgtatatttaaaaaaaattaataaaatttaaatgGTACCATTTggtattattttattttatattctttatatattttttttttttaatatttaatttatttattaaaaacgtgtgaatattatatacacatatgtattttttctcaagtactcaaaaaaaaaaaaaaataaataaaaataaataaataaaaaattaaaaaaaataaaataaaataaaattgaCCAGTGCAATAACTTTGTACACCtatttatagaaatatCTAATTGTGTACTCAAAAAATGGTTACAATGTGTAACATActtataattaaatatatttatatgtcTCTTCgattaatttataaaatatattatttattattttgtaatcaaaaaattatatatatatatatatatatatatttttattttttaaagataATACACTAGATCGataaaaatcaaaatatatacatatgtatatatatatatatatatatctttttttttatatatattcattttatgCATGCATTTGGATATATTTCAATTTgtaacaaatatataaaattatgttcttaattataataaagttaaaaa includes:
- a CDS encoding serine repeat antigen 2; the encoded protein is MKFHISFFLILYIVFFKNTIKSESETVSLSPGGSDVTTQGKNGESTQQPESQTPEGQTKTQPLETVRTGTQQEQRVEPAGQGEEKSQSGGEGAGRSEGRGASVGTEIAHGSQGQENVEGQQLPQSSEQSRNGDSEEQSRNKQLPSVAPETNPTSPTNVESPKPVLPPAHSFSNLNKSTIPQTIPVKSYFLKHYKGVKVTGSCGVQFQLVIVPHLFINVETKENNIQLEPQFMKLSERIDFEKDKTNLKNKCEDNKNQSFKFILYLQDDMITIKWKVDEDKPTTTTTTPPGQVDLNVDVKRYKLPKLDQPVTSIQIHSLAKDGEKYLMESKDYDLGDKIPEKCEAIANDCFLSGNVDIEKCFQCTLLVKNSEKNDECLKYVSKNIKDRFEEIKTKGEDDEDSDEYEFIASANYILKNMYKKNDTNEKKELLDFKEVDNDLKVELLNYCNLLKDNDVNGILANEELGNEQDIFNNLTKLLEEHKEENDNVLYNKMKNEALCLKNVNDWMKNKTGLVLPQLKYSLNNVNENNENYIKENVFEEDENGIVDLTKFTVDTNYSSYNHADSLYCNQDYCNRLKDHNNCVSKINVEDQKNCALSWAFASKYHLETIK